One Candidatus Aminicenantes bacterium genomic region harbors:
- the secG gene encoding preprotein translocase subunit SecG — protein sequence MQGILLFFHILVCFFLIVVVLLQSGKSADLAGAFGGYGSQSSFGPRGAASLLSKLTTTLAILFMVTSLLLQVVAAHKSKSGSVLGQEKATARTQSAQPLKPGSDAAKEQPKENPGK from the coding sequence GTGCAAGGCATTTTACTTTTTTTTCATATACTGGTGTGCTTTTTTCTGATCGTCGTCGTCCTGCTGCAGAGCGGGAAGAGCGCCGATCTGGCCGGTGCCTTCGGAGGTTACGGCAGCCAGTCGTCTTTCGGACCGCGCGGCGCCGCCTCGCTTCTTTCCAAGCTCACCACCACGCTGGCGATCCTGTTTATGGTGACATCGCTGCTGCTGCAAGTCGTTGCCGCCCACAAGAGCAAGTCGGGCTCGGTGCTGGGCCAGGAGAAAGCGACGGCTCGGACGCAGTCCGCGCAGCCGCTTAAACCCGGAAGCGATGCGGCCAAGGAGCAGCCGAAGGAAAATCCCGGCAAGTAA